In Merismopedia glauca CCAP 1448/3, the sequence GAACAATAGAAAGTTTATTAGAAACCTGGTACGAGGTAGAGAAAGAAGCTTGTAAGGAAAAGTTTTTTTGGCAGAGCAGCCGAAAAATATTAAATTGTCTGTATCTACTTTACCCCTGGTTTTTCGATCGCTTACTCGATCGGGTAAAATGCGATCGCCCAGATCTAATGGTGGTTGATTTCAGTACTCGCGCCGGTATTGATGTGGCCGAAGCAGAAGGCATTCCCGCTATAGTGAATAATCCTTGTCTGTTGACGACAATTTCCGTAGAATACTTGCCTCTGGTAACTAAAGTTCCTCTGCCGTTTAGCGGACATTCCGTGCATCAAATCCCCTGGCATACTCCCTACTCTTACCCATTATTGCGTTGGTTGAGCGGACGGATTATAGACTTTACCTTGGGCCGCCAGCTTAACCGATTGCGTGCCAGTCGCGGTCTGGGGTCGATCGATGTCCATCGCGCTTGGGGCGACCATACTGTATTGGTCAATAGTGCTTTTGGACTGGAGTACCCTCGCCCCTTACCCACTAATATTCAGATGATCGGACCAGCGATCGCTTCTTCAGTCGAACCCCTAGACGCTGAAACCAACGAATGGCTCGATCGCGGTTTGCCTGTAGTTTATGTCAATCTCGGTACGGTAGCCAGAGCAACGGCTAACCAACTCCAACGGATGTATCGAGCCTTGGCTGGCAGTTCTTTCCGCGTCTGGTGGATTTTGCGAACCGACCTGCAAAAATATCTACCGGATGCGATCGCTCCGAATATCCGTCTGGATAATTGGGGGCCGCCTTTGCTCTCGATTTTACAGCATCCCAATGTCAAAGTTTTTGTTTCCCATTGCGGGATTAACAGCGTTCAAGAATCTCTGTTTGCCGGGACTCCCATTGTCGGAATTCCTATGTTTGCCGACCAATTCGATATGGCTATGAGGGTTAAGGATGCTGGAGTAGGTTTATTTGTAGATAAACTCGCTTTTACGGTTTCAGAATTAAGAGGA encodes:
- a CDS encoding glycosyltransferase, producing MKKRNHSSCYILFVSIPLVGHINPLLRQAEELDRRGYRVGIASTREIRTYIKANLAVSQPVDFLDLGTIESLLETWYEVEKEACKEKFFWQSSRKILNCLYLLYPWFFDRLLDRVKCDRPDLMVVDFSTRAGIDVAEAEGIPAIVNNPCLLTTISVEYLPLVTKVPLPFSGHSVHQIPWHTPYSYPLLRWLSGRIIDFTLGRQLNRLRASRGLGSIDVHRAWGDHTVLVNSAFGLEYPRPLPTNIQMIGPAIASSVEPLDAETNEWLDRGLPVVYVNLGTVARATANQLQRMYRALAGSSFRVWWILRTDLQKYLPDAIAPNIRLDNWGPPLLSILQHPNVKVFVSHCGINSVQESLFAGTPIVGIPMFADQFDMAMRVKDAGVGLFVDKLAFTVSELRGAIEQVLSNSSFLKPIPALQASFRQAGGVSRAADIIELELSKLNPCNK